A region of the Harpia harpyja isolate bHarHar1 chromosome 14, bHarHar1 primary haplotype, whole genome shotgun sequence genome:
aTTTGAGCCGATTACTGAGTTGTTTTAGAGAAGCAGGATGTGGGGGTGAAGTCCATGTGATCTCCTGGCTGCTGAAACTCTCCTGAGCAGAGGGGACAGATCAGGATGGCACAAGTGAAACTGCAGTCTTGCAGGGAGGCGTGGTTTGCCATACTGGGTGGTTTTTGGTGATGTGTTTCTCATGTAGCTGAACTGATACTGCTGTCCTCTGGGCTGAGAAGCAGGTAAACCTGATGAAAGCCGCAATGTGGCAGAAGAGGAGCAGGTAGTTGGTGGGGGCTTCCTGGTGGAGGGGGAGATCAGATTTTCTCTGATTGATTGGGAGTTTAGGGAGAAGCTGTTTGGGATGCTTTTCCCAGTGAACTTCCTGAACGAGGAGCGGGTTAGAACATTGCGTCCAggcttccccctcctcccagccctgggcttTGTCTTCTCTGAGCTGAAGTGCCTGACATGCCGCTTCCCAGCCGTTCACCGGATGGGTTACGCACCGAGCAGCACTCAGCACAGAACTCTGGGCTCTAACCTTTGTCTTCCAGCTGGTGTCGTGGTGCCTGGAAGAGGTGAGGTGTTCCAAAACACAGAGCCCTCCAGTTGGCCTGGGGTGTCAGTCCCAACCCTGTCCCTCCTGGCGCCAGCCTGAGATCAAACCTGGCTAGAGCACCATTCTGAACCCAGCCGGAGGCCTGACCTCAGCAGGGTGAGCAGCCAAGGTTTTGTGTATGGGGCTGGTTAGGAACTGAGCTCCAGGGGCTGGAGGCTGTGGTGTGAGGAGAGCCCCGTCAACAGAGCAGACGATGACGGGCAATCCTGCAGCCATGGTGAACTCGCTTCCGTCGTACTCTGCAGCAAggaaacgtccgggtccttcccTGCCGGCCGGGTGGCAGCCATGCTGTTGCCAGTAGGAGACTGTGCAGCTCTGGAGTGAGACCGTGAGTCAGGAGGACAGAGCAGGTGGCAGCGCTGACTCCGCCAGATGTTAAcgctctcctttctcctcccctgtGCTGCGCTTGCTAGCTCGCGGCCCCAGCCTGCTCCGAGTGGCCGAGCGCGTTCGATGAGGACGGGTCCGTCCGTCGTGTAGGGGGGAGCGGGTGCAAAGCCATGGCTGAAGGGCGCCTGTGTGTAAACGAGCTCTGcgggtgctgggctggatgtcgGCGGGGACGTGGTCCCCTCCCGAGTGCTGCTTCCCTATGCTAGCgcgttggttttggttttgttctcagtGAAGCGTTGGGCCCCGAGTGACGTTATTTCTGCAGTGTCCACGGAGTCTCCCGTCCTGCTCCGGGGGACCCGGTCCCCCGCCAGCTGGCTTCCTCTGCCCGTGCCAGGCGACCCCTGCCCCGAGCCGTCACGCTGACCTCTCTCTCGTATATAGCGTTCTGGAGTGTGACAGTTCTTGTTCCTGAGGTGCTCGTCCGTTTGGTTTCCTGCTGTGAAGGGTGTcgtgttttctttctccttttcccggTGCCGTTACCGCggtggtcgggggggggggggggggggctgacccccccccccccgcccgcaaAGCGAGCCCCCGGGGTgaccccccccgcgccgccgccccccggggaTTTGTGTATCTTGTGGTGAATTGTGTAAAGTTAACTCCCGCCCTGCTCGGCCTCGGCGGGCATCGCCCTCCGCAgagagcggggccggggcgggcggctggCCGCAGGGACCCCCTCCTGCCCCCGCCCGGCCCTCGGGCTGCTGGCGGCGGGGGCCCGCCGCGctgcggggcccggcccggggctcCGGGGGCGGGGCGTGGCGTTCGGCGGTATTTATTGCTAAGTTAttgcccggggcggcgggccgggcgggcgTTATTTATTGCTGTACATAGTgtccggccgcggccgccgctgtTTTGTACGTGACAATAAACCGCTTTCAAACAGCCGCCGCCTGGCGCTTCCTTGGGGCGCGGTCCGCCGCGGCGCGGGGGGGCGCTGCTGCacccgggggggcggcggcggcggaagtGGCGCTCGGCCGCTCGCGCCGGTTGGCGGAAgcggcgccgcggcggggcgcCCGGCAGCGGAAGCGGGGCGCTTCCGGGTCGATGGCGGCCGGCAGCAGCCTGAGCCGCTCGGAGCGGAAGGCGGCGGCGCGCGCCGAGatcctgcagcaggaggagcagcgggACCGGCGGAGACAGGTACGgtacggcccggcccggcccggcccgccccgccgccgcgagCCGCCGTGACCACCCGCGTGTACCGGGCAGGTGTCCCGCATCTGGAGGAAGCCGCCGGCGGAGCGGAGCCCCGAGGAGTGCCAGGTGCTGAGCGAGAGCGAGGACATCGTCCGGGAGCTGGAGCGGCGCCGCAAGCGGCGCGAACGGCTGCGCCGGCGGCAGGAGGAGGTGGGCGtcccgggggagcgggggggctcGGCCCCGGCCTGCGGGATGGCGGACCCGGCCCGGCGGCGCGTCGCCTCCCCGGAGCCGCCGCTCGGTGGTTGTGGGGAGGGGAGCCGGCCGCGGCCCGGGAGAGCTGCCCTGCGCTCGGGGGCGGGGGGTGAGGTCGCCGGGCTGGCCGCTGCGGGGGGAGCTCTGGAGCTGCGGCAGGCCTCGGCGGCTGTGCCGCGTTACCGGGAAGGTCTCTGGCCCCCGAGGTTGTGGCCTCCGGCGTCTGCCTTGGGTTTGTCTCCGCATCAGTCTTGTTCCCTTCAGCGGCTTGCCAGATCCCTGTGCTTTCCAAGTGCTCGCCATTTTGTGCGTGCGCGCTGTGTGGGCATGTCTCTTGGGAGGAAGGATCTGCATGTGCTGCTGTCCAGGAGGCTTCTTCCCTTGATCTGCCGTGGACAACACCCACGAGCCATTTTTATTTAGAAACCACTTCTGATAACGTTTGTGTTGCTTTCTCTGGCTAGGCTACGCTCGTATTAAACCTCCAGGGAGCTCCCCATTCCTTCTGATTCAGTGATGCACTGTGTCTCAGAAACGTGAACTTGCTCAGTTGTGTTTTCTAGGTATGTGACGAACCAGAGGAGTTAAAGAGAAAGGTTactgagctggctgctgctgtccGGAATGCCAAGCACCTTGTCATCTATACAGGAGCCGGGATCAGTACGGTAGGATTCTTTGGGGGTGAGTGGCTGGAGCTGTGGGAGCTCCTTCCGGAGTGTCGTGGTGGTGTTTGGACTATTTTTGTGGTTTCTAAATGACTGTGTGATGTGCGTTACGAGTCTGGGATGCTATGTTAATGCTGCTGCGCTGCAAACGTGACCATGACGTTTGCTAGTTTGCGTCTTGGGGTTGCACCTGCTGCCCAAGAGATTCCAAGGCTGCATCACCTCTGTGACCATGTGAAGATCGTGCTTCTTAAATGAGAATATTGCTAGTCTTACTTCATTCAAGTCTCTTCAGCTACTTTTGGTGTAAAACCTAAAAACAAGTTAGCTAATTAATGTTGTCTGCGTTAATGGACAACTAGGAGTAGCTGGTGGTTATCAGAACTTACAAATGACAGTTTAAGAAATGTTTAGTTTCAGTGGCCTTTGGGAAAGTGGAAATCTGGTTCTGCCTCCTCTAATGTGATATATGTCACCTTTGTCTGAACTCTGAGATGGGAACCttgtttttctttaccttttctaCAGTCTCAGCTGATACGGAGCATGATTCTGGGCAGGGTGTATGAGTGCTAATGTCACAAGTATTTTTGCTAACGAATGCTGAGTGCAAGGTACCAGAAATCAGGGTCTAGTGAAAATAAGGAAAGGTTCAAGAATTGGGTTCTGTGTAGGGAAATGGGAAGTACCAAGGGTCAAAAAGAGTTCTGGAGGGATTCCATAATGGTAAAATTGGAGAAAATATATACTGGAGGTGAAAATGAGAGCTGCAAGGTAGGAGCAGAGAtactagagagagagagaacatatGAAAAGTTTTTTCCTGCGATTAGGAGGAACCACTGTGCCAGAAAACTTGAAGTGCATGAAAAAGCACCCGTGAATGAGGTGTATCGGGTTGTCCTGGCTGAGACCAGGTTGAAGTGTTTGTGGACAAGAGGTGTGAACCTTCCCGTCAGgccttgttttttctctcccaatAACACAGGCAGCTTCAATCCCAGACTACAGAGGCCCTAATGGCATATGGACATTGCTGCAGAAGGGCAGGACCATCAGGTAAGGAGACAAATTCTGAGCTGTGTAGCAGAAAGCTGATACTGAAAGAGAGATTAATGGCaattccaacttttttttttttcttcttcttcttgcttCTTGTCAGGGCTACAGATCTGAGTGAGGCAGAGCCCACACTCACCCATATGAGCATTGCCTGCCTACACAAGCACAACCTGGTACGATATTTTTTCCGCGCCTCACTTGTGTTCCTCTGTCTAAGTATgataaataaaacccaacaggggggaaaaaaaagcttttcatgaGATTGCCTAACTACTGTTTTCACTTGGGTGGCTATACAATCCATGTAGGAAAAAGCATCTGTGCTGACATACAGCTGAGTCTTCATTAGGCTAGCTCCAGACTGTAGCTCTAGTGGTTTTTCCCTGGGTGCCTTTATTTTAATAAGTTGTATTTGCCTCCTGGTGAGGCTGGTCTGGGGACCTGGCCACAAAGGCAGCCAGACCTAGCAGACCTCTGTTTAGCAGGAGGGGTCTTTTCATTTAGCTTTCATAAAGGCCTGTTCTCCACGCTTTTCTTCTCTTGGTTCTGCTCTGATGTATGGGGTTATTTGGTGCGTATGGAGACATACGCATCACCTGCATTTGAGTAATACTTTCAGTCTCCTGCGTGTGTGTTAGCTCAGCCTTCTGTTCTCTTCAAGGTGCAGCATGTGGTGTCTCAAAACTGTGACGGGCTGCACCTGCGGAGTGGGTTACCCCGAGCAGCAATATCTGAGCTTCATGGCAACATGTACATAGAGGTGAGTGGCCAGAACAGGATAAAGTTACTGTCTAGTGGCCTCCCAAGAAGATAATGTAAACTATTTGTCTGCCAGTAGCTCCAGAAGAATTAGTACAGGGGCTAGCCTCTGCTTAGTTCGTATCTTCAGGCCATCGGGTTTGGGGCGTGTGAACTAGTTAGCAAGCACCAAAACAGTGTTCTGTACAACTCTGTAGCTTTTTCTCTGTCCTTGCTAGAGCCTTCTGCTTGACTACTCTTCCTCAGACCTTCTCTGAAATCCCTCCTACCGCATAGGCAACAGGCTCCCTGTAGCTCCACTTGTTAGCTGAGGTTTTCCAAACTCTTCCAACTTAGCGTCTGATCCCAGATGATCCCTTCTACTGCTTCCAATTTATTGTCCCCCATAAGTGCTTTTCTTCTGAGAGAAGTGGCTGGCTCCTGGCCTTTCACGAGCTAGATGCCAGTGATGtaatggtttttttgctttcGTCCTGCACCAGGTCTGCACTTCCTGTATACCCAACAGAGAGTACGTGCGAGTATTTGATGTGACGGAGCGCACAGCCTTGCACAGGCATCACACTGGCAGGATGTGCCACAAGTGTGGGGCACAGTTGAGAGATACAATCGTCCACTTTGGGGAGAAGGGGACGTTGAGACAGCCCCTGAACTGGGAAGCAGCAACAGAAGCTGCGAGCAAAGCAGATGTGATTCTTTGTCTGGGTTCCAGCTTAAAGGTAACTTTAGAGACTCGGTGAAGACTGTTAGCAGCATTCCCTCTTGGTGATACACCTTGGTGCTGAGCAGTCTCCTCCCAAACAGACAACTGTAAACTCTGGTGTCAGGATTCGCCCACCATCTGTGatagtctctcttcctccctctttcccctcctggTAATACATTCCTTTTCCTCTCGCTGATACGGTTTGCAGTTACACGTGCCTTTGGCTGTACTGAAAATCTCTCTTTTGTGGCAGGTTTTGAAAAAATACCCGCGTCTTTGGTGCATGAGCAAGCCGCCCACTCGTCGTCCAAAGCTGTATATCGTGAACCTGCAGGTGAGAGCCTTTTGCACTGGGTTGGAAGGGTTTGGGCCCGACGGCTGCCGGCGTGCGGCGAGCCTCGCTGCCCGGCGGCGCGCCGGACCCCGGGGGCAGGGAGCCCGGCCTGCCCACGGGGAGACACCTGCAGCCGCGGGTCTGGTCTCGCTCCCGCAGTGGACCCCGAAGGACGACCTGGCCGCCCTGAAGCTGCACGGCCGCTGCGACGACGTCATGCGGCTGCTGATGgcggagctggggctggagaTCCCGCGCTACGACCGGTGAGCGGACCGGGGCCCTGCCCGGCGGCCGCGCCCCGggggccgcccggccccggggccgcccggcagcgcccccccccccacgctcGCCCTGTCTCCGCAGGGCGCGGGACCCCATCTTCGCGCTGGCCGAGCCGCTGCGCCCCGGGGAGGAAGGCACGCACTCGCGGAAGCCGGTGGCCCCGCCGCAGGGCGCCgagccgccgcccccgccgccgccgggggccgAGCCGCCGcgggaggacgaggaggaggaggaggaggagccgccgccgcccgcccgccccggcggctgGCTGGGCCGCGGCTGCGCCAAGGGCGCCCGGCGGAGGAAGAGCAACTGAGGGCGGGCGGGGACGCgccccaagatggcggcgggggcgggcgcggggcggggcgggcggcggcggccccgctcgctcggctgcgggcgggcgggcggcgccgccggTGACAGCGCGGCCATGCTGCGCaacggggcggcgggcggcggtggcccggcggcgggcggcgcggcggcgcaGCGGCCCGTGCGCGTCTGGTGCGACGGATGGTGAGTGGGGCGGGCGGGCTGGCGCGGGGCGGCGCCCGGAGAAATAAACGGTGTTTGGCTGCGCTGGTGCCTCCGGTTCCTCTGTGACCGCGGCGCGGCCGGGctcggcggcgggccgggccccggggcAGGTCCCtccccgcggagccgccgcctcGCCCCGGTGCGTGCGGCAGCGGGACGCGACCGCTCCGCCGCCGGGAGCGCCCCCGGGGctcagcagccgccgccgccgcacggGCCCCGGCGCGGCTGTCCCgagcggccggggctgcggccggggccGGCCTTGGGGACAGCGCTGCCGTCCGGCCCCGGAGAAGGGGGGGACCGGCACCCCGCTCTCCGGCCGCGGCTGGGGCAAGGCTTGCTGCGGCGTGCCGGGGTGCTGCCGCCCGCCCCCGACGAGCCGGCTGCGAAGGCGGTGGTCCTGCCCGGTCAGAGATAGCGGAGGGACTGTAAACCTTTGAGCCCGTGGGGAAGGTCACCTCCTGCACCTTCCTGGCACAGTGCATCCTTGTGTCCCCAGACTGAACCGGGGCCGTTGTCTTTCTAGCTATGACATGGTGCACTATGGCCACTCGAACCAGCTACGCCAGGCTCGGGCCATGGGAGATTATCTGATTGTTGGAGTCCACACAGATGGTAAGAGGCTTTCTCAGCTTTTCACCTCGTGCTGCCTCTAGAATCGCCCAGCAACGTTAGCCCCGAGAGAACGGAGATACTCTGATACAAAGCAGGCTTCTTCCTGCGTCTCcgcaaggagcagcagcagtctCCAAAAGAAAAGTGTCTTCCCTGGGTAAGGGAGTGGAGTTACCCCTTTCATGCTTTCCAGAGCGAGGTTTAGGTAGTTCAGAGCTTGCAGGCTTCGTTTGAGGGGTGAGCTTTATTCTGTGCTGTGAAAACAGTTGGACCACTTGAAAATCAGTCTGGTTTTGCTGGGTGCAAACGGCAGAACTGATATTCCAAAACAAATTACTGTGTGGAAAAAAACTCGTTTTCAAGCCCATCTGGAAGTTAAGTGCTAGGAACTAGTTCTTGCGTGTGAAGATGGATTTTAAATGGGTTTATGGAGACATATTTTCTAGCATGAAGCTGTTGTTTAAAAGGGAAATTTCCCCTCGGGGGCTGCCAGGAAGCCCAGGTAGTCCCCCCAGCAGGACATATCTGGGTACAGGGAGGCACTGAGACCTTCTGCCTTCCGAGTGACTTCCAGGGCCTTTGTTATGCACTTAGGAAATGCAactaaattaaaatcttttctgaTCTAGCTGGGGCTTCCTTCTCTACCACAAACCAATTCCAAGCTGAGTATAAGCCCGCAGTGAAGAGGCTCCTGTAGGTGAGAGTCTTCGTAGCTGTAGTACATGCTTCTAACTGGGTTTTTCTGTTTCTCGCCCAGAGGAGATTGCCAAGCACAAGGGCCCCCCTGTCTTTACACAGGAGGAGAGGTACAAAATGGTGCAAGCCATCAAGTGGGTGGATGAGATTGCTCCAGGAGCTCCCTATGTCACCACACTGGAAACCCTGGACAAATATAACTGCGACTTCTGTGTGCATGGTGGTGAGTGGTATACTGAGGCGACAGTTGTATTAACGCAGGCCCTCCAGGGCTTGCGTGCTCTTGGTTTCCCTGCTGCAAAGTGAGGAACGTTCTGGCCAGTGCTGGCCATCAGGGGATACCTTGCGTACAGAGGTCTGCCTTACCAACAGCTGCACTGGGCGGTATGGCTACTCCTGTTCTGGTATTCTGGAGAAATACGTCTGTGTGCTAGGCACCCTAAGGGTGGGCAGATCCCTTGGTTTTAAGCATCCCTTTCACTTACAGAGGTGAAAGGCGTTGTCTGACGATTATCCTGAGGTTGCCCTTAGCACCAGCAGAAATTTGTGCATAGGGGAAAGTAATTTACAAAACTTAAACATGGAAAAAGCTGTTCAAAAGGTAAGTGTGCAGAAATACAATCATGTTTATATCTACTTATACTGGGATGAGATCAGatctgaaaagctgcttctctCTTCATCCAGCTAATAAGCTGTTCAAGGGCTTAGCTGACCGTGTGGTCAGAGACCTAGTTCTTATTATGAACACTTTTCAGTTTACAGTCACTGAAGAGAACCAGTGTTCTGAGGAAACATTCTTGCTTTTGTACTCTGTCCCTTCCTGGAACTGCTTCTTGTGTTCATTCAGCCTCAGCACCTCCTCCCTACCCCTCTGAAGGTATTTTGTTAGTTTAATCAGGAGTAGCCTTTGCACTCATTTCATGTATCCTTCCTCATCTGATCCCAGCCACCTGCTATCGATAAGCCAAGTATTtcattaaatgtaaataaattattaatcTTCTGTAAGATAGATATGTTTTTTCACATGGACAGGGTGATTATCAAATTCCTTGTTAACTTGCCTGCCCTGAATGTGTTTGGGGTACGTGACCCCTTACTAGACTTGGTGAGGGATTATGGCAACAGAGGAGCACTCGTGGCCTTTGCTCCAGTTGCCCTGTATTTATCCCCTTTGCCAAATCATTCAGCACTCCTACCTGAATAATACCCTTGCACGCTGCAGTTTTGCCAGGTTGTGTTTATGCAAAAGGTAAGTTTTGAAATAGCCGAGCTTAACTGGGAAGGTGACAGGCAGCAAACCCACTGTTTCTCCCTCTCCTGGCATGCAGAGCTCTGCTTGCAGTATGGTCTCTTCTCCTGTGCCCTGAGGTGAGGGTGTGGGATTTTAGAAGAACAACTCTGCTGCCCGGAGCATGCTACCCCACTGTGTGAGAGAGAGCACTTGTGAGCTGCCAGCACCTGCACTGTAAACTGGCTGTTTTGCCAAACGAAAGCCAGCTTAGGTTTTCACTTGTGAAGATTTTATACTATCACTAAAAGTAGGTGAAAGGTGTTTTTGTAGAGTTGGGAACCATGCCAAAGATGAACAGGAATTAACTCTGTAAAAGGGTAGCTTGATGTCACTGTAGAAGTGCCATCACTGCGGGGTAGAACTGGCTGTTGGAGGACTGTTTAATCGACTGAAGAAGTTGTAACATGAACTCAATGGCTAAAACCAGTCCTAGAGAAGTTAAGGTTAAGGTGCTTTTTAACACTGAGACCGATGGTAGCTGTTGATTGTCATTCAGACAATAATTCAGTCGTGCCTGCTGCTGAATTCACCGCAAGGGCAACAGGCTCAGATCTTCTGGACTATCTAAAAAACAGTGGACCAGATAGCTAATGGTGTTTAGCATCCAGGAATATGCTTGTCTCCACAGATAGGGTAGTCTTGCAAACCCCTGGCATTTCCATGGGATGCAGGATGTATCCCCTGTGTATGCACAGGGATACCCATTGCAGAAGTTCTAGTCTGGCATATGTGCTGGACCTGTTCAGTTGTGGCTGCTGTCATTCTAAAACAGCTTTTGTGCAGGAAGGCTTGGGGCGCAGTTCTGaggcttttctctctctgcagatGACATCACCTTAACAATAGATGGCAAGGATACCTATGAGGAAGTGAAGACAGCGGGGCGATACAGGTAACCTGTTGTTGCTTACCTTCTTACCCTGTTTTGGGCAGAGTTTCTGGGAGTTCGTGCCCCAAAGGGAAGTCAGATGAAAGACAGCTATCTTCAGGTCATGCTTTAATTTTGCTGTAACGTGTCAGAGCTTCAGTTGCTCCCACCATTTTGGCTTCTGGGAAGTGTCGCAGACTAGCATCTAACTGGTGGGGCCTTCCTGTTCCTGGCAGATGCTAGTTCTGGCCTTGGAGCCTCACGGGAAGTTAGCTCTGTTGGGAAGTCTGTGCAAGGTAAGTTTTCCTCATATGAGCAGTTGCTGTGCTGTGAAGAAGATGCAGAGGCTCAGCAAATGAATGCTATGCTTTATATCAAGAGCAGGTAGAAGGAAGACTTTCTCAGGATGGCCCCTGGTTTGGATTTATCAGGTGTCACAGGTGTTCCTGTGGTAATGGTGGGAAGAGAAAGAGGCATATGCTCCTGAGGCTTCTGCTTTATCCTTTGCTTGTCTCCCTGCAGGGAATGCAAACGCACCCAAGGTGTGTCCACTACTGACCTCGTTGGCCGCATGCTGCTCATGACTAAGGCTCACCACAGCAACATAGTGAGTGAGAGGGCTTTGGGTGGGAGTTTTGAGTCCAGGACATATGCTGCCTCTCTGCTTTTGCTGTCCCAAGTGGCAGTAGAGCTCCTGGGTCTGGCTCCTGGGTGCACAGAGAACTGGAAAGCTGATTATGGGCAGTGGCAGCAAAACAACCTGCTTGTGTTTGCTTAAGCCTGTCTGAGATCACAGTGTGATCTCAGCCCATGCTGCTTTGGAAGGGTGGGGGGGGGATAAAAGGTTCCATCCCTCATGATTGGTGTGGGCTTTAGGAATGTTATGGGGACTACAGGCTAGCCTATGGCTTCTCCGGGGGTGAAACTACATAGTGCAGCCACATTGGTCTGTCAGCCCAGTGCTGCCAGAATTGGAAAGTCCTCTTCCTTCCCACTGAGCTGCATGCTTCTGCCTTCTGCTGTCTCTAGTCTTATCAGACCTTTCTTGAGTCTCTTCAGCACACTACCTGGTAGATAGCTAACCtaaccaaaggaaaataaaggaagtaGTTTTATGTTGGTTAATGAGTTGAACTGACTTGGTAAACAAGCAATCCAGTGAATGGAAGGACCTAGGTAACAGCAGGGACAAGGCAAGGGACCCACAAGAGAATTCGGGGGTAGAGGGAGATCCTTCTAGTGTGGTGAGCTGTTAGATTGGCTTAGCCATAATATGTAAGTTCACACCAAGATCTGGCACAGTGCCACAAGCTGTCTGCAGAGATCTAAACCTGTCTCTAGTGGAGTGTCTCTGGAAGAAGGAGGGATGCTGTCCTGGTAGGGGCTTGCGTAGTTGAGGGAGGACGTAGGTGTGCAATCTTATCAGGTCTGCAGGTTGGGCAAGAACCACCATCACTGTGTGGTGCCAGGCTGGGATCAGATAAGGACACGTTTCATCTGACTCATGCTGGGACACGACTGTGGTTTAGATATTAACCAGTTTGTCAGCATTCAGTGCCAGGGATCAATGGTGTGCAGTCTGAGCCTGGATTTCCCAGCACTTCTGCGACACACAAGCATGTTCTTGGTTGGATGAGCTATGTGAGTGCTTAAACATTTTGACTCTTTATCTCCCTTCAGGATGAGGACCTAGACTATCGGAAGCACACTGACAACTTTGGGAAGGTAATGTGAGTTCTGGTCATGGACGTCTGGTTGTTGTCCTGTCTGAGAAGGATTCCAAATGTGCTTTCTGGCCTgtgttgcagggtttttttttccccacatttagTAGTAACTTCAGTAAATGTCTGCTGCCCCCATAAAGTAGCTGCTGTAGACAGTGAAGTAGGCAGGTGTGGCCGCACAGGGCCAGCGAGTGAACTGTCCTTCCGCAGCACATAGAACTGCTGCACCCACTGagcctttgctgtttttctggcTTGCTTGTAAATTCTTTATTGCTGCTTCCTTTGGGACCTAAGTGCCTGCAGTTCCAGCCTAGGGACAGCCTCTGTGAATGCTCCTTTTAGTGCTCTTGTTTTTAAAGGTGTTGCATTAGGTCTGGGAAGTGTCTGTGTAGCAGGCATGTAGCTAGCATGCTGTACTGCAGATTTCACATGCCTGGTCTTCAAGTAGCAGAGCAGTCCTCCTGGGGTTCTCTGCTGCCGTGTCCAGCTACCTCTAAAGAGCTATcagcccctttttttttctgtgggtgtTGGCTTGTCCCTGATGAACAAGCACCTGGACCTACAGCTTAAGTCTTTTTTACTCACAGGGGGCTTGCTGACCAGGCCGAATCATCCTCTTTGTTCCCCACCATGTTGGGTTTTCTTAGCAGGCTTTACAGGGCCTGTTGCTCCAGCGTGGCTGTTTCCCGGTGCTTGGATCTGGGGAGAATGCCTGGGCACCAGGCACCCTGCATGTCCCCTGTCAGCTGAGCCCCCCTTCTGCATGCTGCCGTTTGTATGGCTTGCCCTGGTCTGGGCTGAGTTGTCTTGGTTCTTTCAAGCCTTGTAGAGCAACTAGCTTTAGGGGAGTGAAGCGGTGCTGGAGCGGGTGACTCGGTGGCTGTTTCCAAAACTGCCACATGGCGGGGACAAAGCTCCGTCTTCGGTTTCACCGGCGCTGGGACCTGGCCCTTGCTGGAGCTGTGGGCGATCCCCTCCCGGCTTGGCAC
Encoded here:
- the SIRT7 gene encoding NAD-dependent protein deacetylase sirtuin-7, whose protein sequence is MAAGSSLSRSERKAAARAEILQQEEQRDRRRQVSRIWRKPPAERSPEECQVLSESEDIVRELERRRKRRERLRRRQEEVCDEPEELKRKVTELAAAVRNAKHLVIYTGAGISTAASIPDYRGPNGIWTLLQKGRTIRATDLSEAEPTLTHMSIACLHKHNLVQHVVSQNCDGLHLRSGLPRAAISELHGNMYIEVCTSCIPNREYVRVFDVTERTALHRHHTGRMCHKCGAQLRDTIVHFGEKGTLRQPLNWEAATEAASKADVILCLGSSLKVLKKYPRLWCMSKPPTRRPKLYIVNLQWTPKDDLAALKLHGRCDDVMRLLMAELGLEIPRYDRARDPIFALAEPLRPGEEGTHSRKPVAPPQGAEPPPPPPPGAEPPREDEEEEEEEPPPPARPGGWLGRGCAKGARRRKSN